A single genomic interval of Arachis duranensis cultivar V14167 chromosome 7, aradu.V14167.gnm2.J7QH, whole genome shotgun sequence harbors:
- the LOC107459067 gene encoding LOW QUALITY PROTEIN: filament-like plant protein 2 (The sequence of the model RefSeq protein was modified relative to this genomic sequence to represent the inferred CDS: inserted 2 bases in 1 codon): MDKKRWLWKHNSSEKGPGETDSSGSASSHSEEGSKESPNGSSLSPAVTSKTAAWANDANCSFSNEQLPVETSKPLSTAGMMNDGLLEKDEHGENENIKNVEEGYLMSKKLSAALVNVNTKEDLVKQHAKVAEEAIAGWEKAENEVSFLKKQLEAATHKSSTLEDRVTHLDGALKECVRQLRQTREKQEENIGDAIEQRTCDLELAKIKLQRRVSELQSKLXELEMRTIERDLSTQAAETASKQHLESIKKIAKLEAECRRLKSIASRASVVNDHKSTVSSSFCVESFTDSQSDSGEQLNAVEIDTHKTTCSDPNKCELSCSDSWASALIVELDQFKNEMSRQTPTNSVKLDLMDDFLEMERLVALPETKNESHVQESVVDNHCIIEKSSPGAQFEIMNKQMDELREKLEKVELEKAELEMALMKSEESIKESQRQMSYTEKKVEELQEELENAYKSKEMIENYLISMEAEAQTLLAKVDVLEAEVDKERAASEEIAMKCKVLEQELQTKFAEVDVLEAEVNKERTASDKMVTKCKDLEEKLKSKSADVDILEAEVNKERVASDKIMTKCKDLEEELKSKSAKLDLLEAEVDKERAVSEEIAMKFKDLKEQLESKKQEEILRSTSSSYAEKKIKQEDLALAAGKLAECQKTIASLGNQLKSLATLEDFFIDTASIPASPSLVAQASGELWKLHSNDTFSPKRDSNISGLAVGSSGQSLNKNEESLQPLSSSSTSLAALTPNHVGSEKSRNGFAKFFSRTKSGIRLEI; encoded by the exons GAAGGATCGAAGGAATCTCCAAATGGAAGTAGCCTGTCCCCTGCTGTCACCTCAAAAACCGCAGCCTGGGCAAATGATGCAAATTGTTCATTTTCTAATGAACAATTGCCTGTAGAAACTTCAAAACCTCTATCTACTGCAGGTATGATGAACGATGGTTTGCTAGAGAAAGATGAACATggagaaaatgaaaatataaaaaatgtagaGGAAGGTTATCTTATGTCGAAGAAGCTATCTGCAGCACTCGTCAATGTCAATACCAAAGAAGATTTGGTTAAGCAGCATGCGAAAGTTGCTGAAGAAGCCATTGCAG gcTGGGAAAAGGCTGAAAATGAAGTGTCATTTTTGAAGAAGCAACTTGAAGCAGCAACTCACAAGAGTTCCACTCTTGAAGATCGAGTCACCCATCTGGATGGTGCACTTAAGGAGTGTGTTAGGCAGCTAAGACAGACAAGAGAAAAGCAGGAAGAGAATATAGGTGATGCAATAGAACAGCGGACTTGTGACTTGGAATTGGCCAAAATTAAACTTCAGAGAAGAGTTTCTGAGCTCCAGAGCAAATT GGAGCTGGAAATGAGGACAATTGAGAGAGATTTAAGTACTCAAGCTGCTGAGACAGCTAGCAAGCAACACTTAGAAAGCATCAAGAAAATAGCCAAGCTGGAGGCTGAGTGCCGGAGACTGAAGAGCATTGCTTCAAGAGCTTCTGTAGTTAATGATCATAAATCTACTGTTTCATCCTCGTTTTGTGTTGAGTCTTTCACAGACAGTCAATCAGACAGTGGGGAGCAACTTAATGCAGTTGAGATTGATACCCACAAGACAACCTGCTCAGACCCGAACAAGTGTGAGCTGAGTTGTTCTGATTCATGGGCATCTGCATTAATAGTCGAGCTTGATCAGTTTAAGAATGAAATGTCCCGACAAACTCCAACCAATTCTGTTAAACTTGATCTCATGGATGATTTTCTTGAAATGGAACGACTTGTTGCATTGCCTGAGACCAAGAATGAAAGCCATGTCCAGGAGTCAGTTGTTGACAATCACTGCATTATTGAAAAAAGCTCTCCCGGAGCACAGTTTGAGATCATGAATAAACAAATGGATGAACTAAGAGAGAAGTTAGAGAAGGTTGAATTGGAAAAAGCTGAACTAGAGATGGCTTTGATGAAAAGTGAAGAGTCTATTAAGGAGTCGCAGCGTCAGATGAGTTACACAGAAAAGAAAGTGGAGGAGTTGCAAGAGGAACTTGAAAATGCCTACAAATCAAAAGAAATGATAGAAAATTACCTGATTAGCATGGAGGCAGAAGCTCAAACATTATTAGCAAAGGTTGATGTATTAGAAGCAGAGGTAGATAAGGAGAGGGCTGCGTCCGAAGAAATTGCGATGAAGTGTAAGGTGTTGGAACAAGAGCTACAAACCAAATTTGCAGAGGTTGACGTATTAGAAGCAGAGGTTAATAAGGAGAGGACTGCATCTGATAAAATGGTGACCAAGTGTAAGGATTTGGAGGAAAAGTTAAAATCTAAATCTGCAGATGTTGACATATTAGAAGCAGAGGTTAATAAGGAGAGGGTTGCTTCAGATAAAATCATGACCAAGTGTAAGGACTTGGAGGAAGAGCTAAAATCCAAATCTGCAAAGCTTGACTTATTAGAAGCAGAGGTAGATAAAGAAAGAGCTGTGTCAGAAGAAATTGCAATGAAATTTAAGGATTTGAAGGAACAGCTAGAAAGCAAGAAGCAGGAAGAGATACTTAGATCAACAAGTAGCTCTTATGCAGAAAAGAAGATAAAGCAG GAGGATCTAGCTCTGGCTGCCGGAAAGCTTGCGGAGTGCCAGAAAACAATAGCTTCCCTGGGGAACCAGTTAAAATCCCTAGCTACACTGGAAGATTTCTTTATTGACACTGCTAGCATTCCAGCAAGTCCGTCGCTTGTTGCTCAAGCCAGTGGCGAGTTATGGAAGCTGCATTCGAACGACACATTTTCACCGAAAAGAGATTCCAATATTTCAGGGTTGGCTGTTGGGAGCTCTGGCCAATCCTTAAACAAAAACGAAGAGAGCTTGCAGCCTTTGTCATCTTCATCAACTTCTTTGGCTGCCCTCACACCAAACCATGTCGGATCTGAGAAGAGTCGAAAtggttttgcaaaatttttctCTAGAACAAAGAGTGGGATCAGATTGGAAATTTAG